One window of Amaranthus tricolor cultivar Red isolate AtriRed21 chromosome 11, ASM2621246v1, whole genome shotgun sequence genomic DNA carries:
- the LOC130827551 gene encoding glutathione gamma-glutamylcysteinyltransferase 1-like isoform X1, whose protein sequence is MAAVAGFYRRVLPSPPAIEFASSEGKQKLFSEALLDGNMEGFFNLVSYYQTQSEPAYCGLATLAVVLNALAIDPGRKWKGPWRWFDDTMLDCCEPIGKVKVKGISFNKVACLAHCNGAEVEAFHANECNVENFRNYVMSCTSSQNCHLIVSYHRGYLKQTGSGHFSPIGGYHAGKDMVLILDVARFKYPPHWVPLTLLWDAMNTVDDDTGLYRGFMLLSKRERASSILYTLSCRDDGWDTTAKYLSREIPQLLSSEEINNIQNMLSVIFTSAPANLCNFIKWVAEVRKQDGTKSVSDEELGRLIIKEEVLKQVRETELSKCIIRWLSSGSSCMHISGDRDSFDSTVSEVCCQGAQVLCGKVGSSIANSSETTQLRPSECGHIEPVTVISGKVPIDNIECGIEILVPCCQTESFGPCECSLNTSNREHPSTVDVLTVLILALPSDTWVHLKDAKLREDFCDLVSTNNLPDLLQQEVLHLRKQLHFLVADICSSSS, encoded by the exons CAGAAACTCTTCTCTGAAGCTCTCCTGGACGGTAACATGGAAGGATTTTTTAATTTGGTGTCATATTACCAGACTCAATCGGAGCCTGCTTACTGTGGACTTGCCACTCTTGCAGTGGTCTTAAATGCCCTTGCAATTGACCCTGGAAGAAAGTGGAAAG GTCCATGGAGATGGTTTGATGATACCATGTTGGATTGTTGTGAGCCTATTGGGAAGGTTAAGGTAAAAGGTATCTCATTCAATAAAGTTGCATGTTTAGCTCATTGTAATGGAGCAGAAGTTGAAGCATTTCATGCAAATGAATGCAACGTGGAAAACTTTCGAAATTATGTAATGTCATGTACCTCTTCTCAAAATTGTCACCTGATCGTCTCATACCACAGAGGATATCTGAAGCAG ACAGGAAGTGGTCACTTTTCTCCAATTGGTGGTTACCATGCTGGAAAGGATATGGTTCTTATATTGGATGTTGCTCGATTCAAGTACCCTCCTCACTGGGTACCCCTCACACTTCTATGGGATGCTATGAACACAGTTGATGATGATACTGGCCTCTACAGAGG GTTCATGCTCCTTTCAAAGCGTGAGAGGGCATCGTCAATTCTTTATACTCTG AGTTGTCGTGATGATGGTTGGGATACTACTGCGAAGTACTTGAGTAGAGAGATTCCCCAACTTCTTTCCTCCGAAGAAAttaataacattcaaaatatgcTCTCAGTTATTTTCACATCTGCTCCTGCCAATTTGTGTAATTTCATTAAATGGGTTGCTGAAGTTCGGAAACAGGACGGCACAAAATCTGTCAGTGATGAGGAGCTTGGAAGACTCATCATCAAG GAAGAAGTTTTGAAGCAAGTGCGAGAGACTGAACTCTCCAAATGCATAATCAGATGGCTTTCGTCTGGATCATCATGCATGCATATTTCGGGAGATCGTGATTCTTTTGACAGCACCGTTTCTGAAGTGTGCTGTCAAGGAGCTCAAGTTTTGTGTGGCAAAGTTGGCTCTAGCATTGCAAATAGCTCTGAAACAACACAGCTGAGGCCCTCAGAGTGTGGTCATATTGAGCCAGTCACCGTCATTTCTGGCAAAGTACCCATAGACAACATTGAGTGTGGAATAGAAATACTAGTCCCGTGTTGTCAAACAGAGTCTTTTGGCCCATGCGAGTGTAGTTTGAATACCTCTAATAGGGAACATCCATCAACAGTTGATGTTCTAACAGTATTAATACTGGCCCTCCCTTCTGATACATGGGTTCATCTCAAAGATGCGAAACTGCGAGAAGATTTTTGTGATTTAGTATCCACCAACAATCTCCCCGACTTACTCCAACAAGAG GTTTTGCATTTGCGAAAACAACTGCATTTCCTTGTGGCTGACATCTGCTCGTCATCATCATGA
- the LOC130827551 gene encoding glutathione gamma-glutamylcysteinyltransferase 3-like isoform X2: MAAVAGFYRRVLPSPPAIEFASSEGKKLFSEALLDGNMEGFFNLVSYYQTQSEPAYCGLATLAVVLNALAIDPGRKWKGPWRWFDDTMLDCCEPIGKVKVKGISFNKVACLAHCNGAEVEAFHANECNVENFRNYVMSCTSSQNCHLIVSYHRGYLKQTGSGHFSPIGGYHAGKDMVLILDVARFKYPPHWVPLTLLWDAMNTVDDDTGLYRGFMLLSKRERASSILYTLSCRDDGWDTTAKYLSREIPQLLSSEEINNIQNMLSVIFTSAPANLCNFIKWVAEVRKQDGTKSVSDEELGRLIIKEEVLKQVRETELSKCIIRWLSSGSSCMHISGDRDSFDSTVSEVCCQGAQVLCGKVGSSIANSSETTQLRPSECGHIEPVTVISGKVPIDNIECGIEILVPCCQTESFGPCECSLNTSNREHPSTVDVLTVLILALPSDTWVHLKDAKLREDFCDLVSTNNLPDLLQQEVLHLRKQLHFLVADICSSSS; the protein is encoded by the exons AAACTCTTCTCTGAAGCTCTCCTGGACGGTAACATGGAAGGATTTTTTAATTTGGTGTCATATTACCAGACTCAATCGGAGCCTGCTTACTGTGGACTTGCCACTCTTGCAGTGGTCTTAAATGCCCTTGCAATTGACCCTGGAAGAAAGTGGAAAG GTCCATGGAGATGGTTTGATGATACCATGTTGGATTGTTGTGAGCCTATTGGGAAGGTTAAGGTAAAAGGTATCTCATTCAATAAAGTTGCATGTTTAGCTCATTGTAATGGAGCAGAAGTTGAAGCATTTCATGCAAATGAATGCAACGTGGAAAACTTTCGAAATTATGTAATGTCATGTACCTCTTCTCAAAATTGTCACCTGATCGTCTCATACCACAGAGGATATCTGAAGCAG ACAGGAAGTGGTCACTTTTCTCCAATTGGTGGTTACCATGCTGGAAAGGATATGGTTCTTATATTGGATGTTGCTCGATTCAAGTACCCTCCTCACTGGGTACCCCTCACACTTCTATGGGATGCTATGAACACAGTTGATGATGATACTGGCCTCTACAGAGG GTTCATGCTCCTTTCAAAGCGTGAGAGGGCATCGTCAATTCTTTATACTCTG AGTTGTCGTGATGATGGTTGGGATACTACTGCGAAGTACTTGAGTAGAGAGATTCCCCAACTTCTTTCCTCCGAAGAAAttaataacattcaaaatatgcTCTCAGTTATTTTCACATCTGCTCCTGCCAATTTGTGTAATTTCATTAAATGGGTTGCTGAAGTTCGGAAACAGGACGGCACAAAATCTGTCAGTGATGAGGAGCTTGGAAGACTCATCATCAAG GAAGAAGTTTTGAAGCAAGTGCGAGAGACTGAACTCTCCAAATGCATAATCAGATGGCTTTCGTCTGGATCATCATGCATGCATATTTCGGGAGATCGTGATTCTTTTGACAGCACCGTTTCTGAAGTGTGCTGTCAAGGAGCTCAAGTTTTGTGTGGCAAAGTTGGCTCTAGCATTGCAAATAGCTCTGAAACAACACAGCTGAGGCCCTCAGAGTGTGGTCATATTGAGCCAGTCACCGTCATTTCTGGCAAAGTACCCATAGACAACATTGAGTGTGGAATAGAAATACTAGTCCCGTGTTGTCAAACAGAGTCTTTTGGCCCATGCGAGTGTAGTTTGAATACCTCTAATAGGGAACATCCATCAACAGTTGATGTTCTAACAGTATTAATACTGGCCCTCCCTTCTGATACATGGGTTCATCTCAAAGATGCGAAACTGCGAGAAGATTTTTGTGATTTAGTATCCACCAACAATCTCCCCGACTTACTCCAACAAGAG GTTTTGCATTTGCGAAAACAACTGCATTTCCTTGTGGCTGACATCTGCTCGTCATCATCATGA
- the LOC130827551 gene encoding glutathione gamma-glutamylcysteinyltransferase 1-like isoform X3 has product MAAVAGFYRRVLPSPPAIEFASSEGKTQSEPAYCGLATLAVVLNALAIDPGRKWKGPWRWFDDTMLDCCEPIGKVKVKGISFNKVACLAHCNGAEVEAFHANECNVENFRNYVMSCTSSQNCHLIVSYHRGYLKQTGSGHFSPIGGYHAGKDMVLILDVARFKYPPHWVPLTLLWDAMNTVDDDTGLYRGFMLLSKRERASSILYTLSCRDDGWDTTAKYLSREIPQLLSSEEINNIQNMLSVIFTSAPANLCNFIKWVAEVRKQDGTKSVSDEELGRLIIKEEVLKQVRETELSKCIIRWLSSGSSCMHISGDRDSFDSTVSEVCCQGAQVLCGKVGSSIANSSETTQLRPSECGHIEPVTVISGKVPIDNIECGIEILVPCCQTESFGPCECSLNTSNREHPSTVDVLTVLILALPSDTWVHLKDAKLREDFCDLVSTNNLPDLLQQEVLHLRKQLHFLVADICSSSS; this is encoded by the exons ACTCAATCGGAGCCTGCTTACTGTGGACTTGCCACTCTTGCAGTGGTCTTAAATGCCCTTGCAATTGACCCTGGAAGAAAGTGGAAAG GTCCATGGAGATGGTTTGATGATACCATGTTGGATTGTTGTGAGCCTATTGGGAAGGTTAAGGTAAAAGGTATCTCATTCAATAAAGTTGCATGTTTAGCTCATTGTAATGGAGCAGAAGTTGAAGCATTTCATGCAAATGAATGCAACGTGGAAAACTTTCGAAATTATGTAATGTCATGTACCTCTTCTCAAAATTGTCACCTGATCGTCTCATACCACAGAGGATATCTGAAGCAG ACAGGAAGTGGTCACTTTTCTCCAATTGGTGGTTACCATGCTGGAAAGGATATGGTTCTTATATTGGATGTTGCTCGATTCAAGTACCCTCCTCACTGGGTACCCCTCACACTTCTATGGGATGCTATGAACACAGTTGATGATGATACTGGCCTCTACAGAGG GTTCATGCTCCTTTCAAAGCGTGAGAGGGCATCGTCAATTCTTTATACTCTG AGTTGTCGTGATGATGGTTGGGATACTACTGCGAAGTACTTGAGTAGAGAGATTCCCCAACTTCTTTCCTCCGAAGAAAttaataacattcaaaatatgcTCTCAGTTATTTTCACATCTGCTCCTGCCAATTTGTGTAATTTCATTAAATGGGTTGCTGAAGTTCGGAAACAGGACGGCACAAAATCTGTCAGTGATGAGGAGCTTGGAAGACTCATCATCAAG GAAGAAGTTTTGAAGCAAGTGCGAGAGACTGAACTCTCCAAATGCATAATCAGATGGCTTTCGTCTGGATCATCATGCATGCATATTTCGGGAGATCGTGATTCTTTTGACAGCACCGTTTCTGAAGTGTGCTGTCAAGGAGCTCAAGTTTTGTGTGGCAAAGTTGGCTCTAGCATTGCAAATAGCTCTGAAACAACACAGCTGAGGCCCTCAGAGTGTGGTCATATTGAGCCAGTCACCGTCATTTCTGGCAAAGTACCCATAGACAACATTGAGTGTGGAATAGAAATACTAGTCCCGTGTTGTCAAACAGAGTCTTTTGGCCCATGCGAGTGTAGTTTGAATACCTCTAATAGGGAACATCCATCAACAGTTGATGTTCTAACAGTATTAATACTGGCCCTCCCTTCTGATACATGGGTTCATCTCAAAGATGCGAAACTGCGAGAAGATTTTTGTGATTTAGTATCCACCAACAATCTCCCCGACTTACTCCAACAAGAG GTTTTGCATTTGCGAAAACAACTGCATTTCCTTGTGGCTGACATCTGCTCGTCATCATCATGA